In Edaphobacter paludis, a single window of DNA contains:
- a CDS encoding DNA glycosylase AlkZ-like family protein has protein sequence MPRASSNSKKVGVATPSSADAALSLFHPITAKWFRAVFEAPTAPQIEGWPAIARGESTLILAPTGTGKTLTAFLWCLDRLMLRTAADAARGCRVVYLSPLKALAADVERNLRSPLAGIANMAKREGVEVRIPEISVRTGDTPQKERARFRRHPGEILITTPESLYLLLTSEAGESLRTVETVIVDEIHALVPSKRGAHMAVSLERLEALTGRRLQRIGLSATQRPLEEVARFLGGAEGQGSVTDTVTEEPLANVLMDAASDDGVKADVGVNAPRYRPVTVVNAGARKVLELKVEVPVEDMARLGEIEEQPSGPASQGPKRTSIWQSIYPRLLEIIQGRTSTLIFVNARRVAERLAGALNDLAGEAIARAHHGSLAAAQRSEIEEMLKAGKIKALIATSSLELGIDMGAIDLVIQIEAPPSVASGMQRIGRAGHQVGAPSHGIIFPKYRADLIACAAVTRAMHEGHVESTRFLRNPLDVLAQQMVAVIAHPPLGVADAERRTAHKSEEEESPGISYEALFALMRSAAPFAGLSRSVFNGVLDMLAGRYPSDEFAELRPRVTWDRTRNWITPRAGVKRIAILNGGTIPDRGTYGVFLAGERSKPVRVGELDEEMVFETKPGEVFTLGASAWRIEEITHDRVLVLPAPGEAGKMPFWHGDRAGRPLEFGRRIGALVRELRETPRSVAITRLTQEHDLEAGAAENVLRYLADQELATTVVPDDRNIVIERVRDELGDWRVCVLTPFGSRIHAPWAMAATAKIRAHGGPAVETMWSEDGFVLRFPETEEAPAIEPILLAPEEAAELVLQQLGSTALFAAKFRESAARALLLPRRRMDGRTPLWQQRKRSYDLLSVASRYPSFPILLEAYRECLRDVFDMPALMETLRLMANRSVRVYTVDSRTPSPFASALLFSYVANYIYDGDAPLAERRAQALSIDQDQLRELMGDADLRELLDANAIEETEEQLQCIVENYKARTMDGVHDLLLRLGDLTRDELRARCVSDAVAESVTKLMRARRVLEVQFAGAKRLIAVEDAARYRDALGVPLPPGLPTAFLEAAPEAVVDLLRRYARTHGPFTSHDAAGRFDLPVESVDAVLQRLVQTGRVVEGGFRPGGIHREWCDNEVLRTIRRKSLAQLRKEVEPVEQRTLARLLTRWQGVVQPRRGLDALLDVIENLQGAPLPASILETEILPTRLLGYKPADLDTLIAAGEVVWVGLDPIGERDGRIGLYLAEKLPGLWNAGNQEQGTAISERAEKVIAYLRERGASFFQDLHDGVGGGYPGETLDALWELVWKGLVTNDGMAALRAYCERPATSARKQRRVHQQTGFRSRRTTPPTAQGRWALQSAAFVADWSATAWSHAMAQQLLTRYGVVFRETAHAENLPGGFSAIYDVMKALEESGKIRRGYFAADLGATQFALPAAVDLLRSLRVQQEPERSEMLQLAATDPANPYGALLRWPAPPDAGSSLTRSVGAQVILCNGELVAYLRRGNPNVQAFLPEEEPQRSHVMRSLAEFLVKRVQALEDENSRAGMLIAMVNGIAVAEHPMARALLDAGFAAGAMGFNVRRGLPHLPGVRGDARANA, from the coding sequence GTGCCGCGAGCTTCCTCCAATTCGAAAAAGGTAGGCGTAGCGACACCGTCGAGTGCGGACGCTGCGCTTTCGTTGTTTCATCCGATTACGGCGAAGTGGTTCAGGGCTGTGTTTGAGGCGCCGACGGCTCCGCAGATCGAGGGGTGGCCGGCGATTGCGCGTGGCGAGTCGACGCTGATTCTGGCGCCGACGGGAACGGGCAAGACGCTGACGGCGTTTCTGTGGTGCCTCGATCGATTGATGCTGCGGACGGCTGCGGATGCAGCGCGAGGGTGCAGGGTCGTGTATCTGTCGCCTTTGAAGGCATTGGCGGCTGATGTGGAGAGGAATCTGCGCTCGCCGTTGGCCGGGATCGCCAATATGGCGAAGCGCGAGGGTGTGGAGGTGCGGATTCCGGAGATCAGTGTTCGCACCGGAGACACGCCGCAGAAGGAGCGGGCGAGGTTTCGGCGGCATCCGGGAGAGATTCTGATTACGACTCCAGAGAGCTTGTATCTGCTGCTGACTTCGGAGGCTGGTGAGTCGCTGCGGACGGTGGAGACTGTGATTGTGGATGAGATTCACGCGCTGGTGCCGAGCAAGCGTGGGGCGCACATGGCGGTTTCGCTGGAACGGCTGGAGGCTTTGACTGGACGGCGGCTGCAGAGGATTGGGTTGTCGGCTACGCAGAGGCCGTTGGAGGAGGTGGCTCGATTTCTGGGGGGAGCGGAGGGGCAGGGAAGTGTAACCGATACGGTTACAGAAGAACCGCTGGCCAATGTGTTGATGGATGCGGCCAGCGACGATGGGGTGAAGGCGGATGTGGGGGTGAATGCTCCGCGATATCGTCCGGTGACAGTGGTGAATGCGGGGGCGCGGAAGGTGCTGGAGCTGAAGGTGGAGGTTCCGGTGGAGGATATGGCTCGGCTGGGTGAGATTGAAGAACAGCCGAGCGGGCCGGCTTCGCAGGGGCCGAAGCGGACTTCGATCTGGCAGTCGATCTATCCGCGGTTGCTGGAGATTATTCAAGGAAGGACTTCGACACTGATCTTCGTGAATGCGCGACGGGTGGCGGAGCGGCTTGCCGGAGCGCTGAATGATTTGGCTGGGGAGGCGATTGCGCGTGCGCATCATGGGTCGCTGGCGGCGGCGCAACGGAGCGAGATTGAGGAGATGTTGAAGGCGGGGAAGATCAAAGCGCTGATCGCTACTTCCTCGCTGGAGTTGGGCATCGATATGGGGGCGATTGATCTGGTGATTCAGATTGAAGCTCCGCCTTCGGTAGCGAGTGGGATGCAAAGGATTGGACGGGCGGGGCACCAGGTGGGCGCGCCTTCGCATGGGATTATCTTTCCGAAGTATCGCGCGGATTTAATTGCGTGCGCGGCGGTCACGCGGGCGATGCATGAGGGCCATGTGGAGTCGACGCGGTTTCTGCGGAATCCGCTGGATGTACTGGCGCAGCAGATGGTGGCGGTGATTGCGCATCCTCCTCTGGGTGTTGCGGATGCGGAGAGGCGGACGGCGCATAAGTCGGAGGAGGAGGAGAGTCCGGGGATCAGCTATGAGGCTCTGTTTGCGCTGATGCGGAGTGCGGCTCCGTTTGCGGGTTTGAGCCGGAGTGTCTTCAATGGCGTGCTGGATATGCTGGCGGGACGGTATCCGTCGGATGAATTTGCGGAGTTGCGGCCGAGGGTGACGTGGGACCGAACGCGGAACTGGATAACACCGCGTGCGGGGGTGAAGCGGATTGCAATCTTGAACGGTGGGACGATTCCTGATCGCGGCACGTATGGGGTTTTTCTGGCGGGGGAACGGAGTAAGCCGGTTCGTGTGGGCGAGCTGGATGAGGAGATGGTGTTTGAGACGAAGCCGGGCGAGGTGTTTACGCTGGGTGCTTCGGCGTGGAGGATTGAAGAGATTACGCATGACCGCGTACTGGTTTTGCCTGCTCCGGGTGAGGCGGGGAAGATGCCGTTCTGGCATGGGGATCGTGCGGGCAGGCCGCTGGAGTTTGGGCGCAGGATTGGTGCGCTGGTGCGGGAGCTGCGCGAGACTCCGCGAAGTGTGGCGATTACGCGGCTGACGCAGGAGCATGATCTGGAGGCTGGGGCTGCGGAGAACGTGCTGCGGTATCTGGCGGACCAGGAGCTGGCTACGACGGTTGTGCCGGATGACCGGAACATTGTGATCGAGCGCGTGCGCGATGAGTTGGGTGACTGGCGCGTGTGTGTGCTGACGCCGTTTGGCAGCAGGATTCATGCGCCGTGGGCGATGGCGGCTACGGCGAAGATTCGCGCTCATGGTGGACCGGCTGTCGAGACGATGTGGAGCGAGGATGGGTTTGTGCTGCGGTTTCCGGAGACGGAGGAGGCTCCTGCGATAGAGCCGATTTTGCTGGCTCCGGAAGAGGCTGCGGAGCTGGTGCTGCAACAGTTGGGATCGACGGCGCTGTTTGCGGCGAAGTTTCGCGAGAGCGCGGCGCGGGCTTTGCTGTTGCCGAGACGGCGGATGGATGGGCGAACTCCGCTGTGGCAGCAGAGGAAGCGGTCGTATGACCTGTTGAGTGTGGCCAGCCGATATCCTTCGTTTCCGATATTGCTGGAGGCTTATCGTGAGTGCCTGCGGGATGTGTTCGATATGCCTGCGCTGATGGAGACGCTGCGGCTGATGGCGAACCGGTCGGTGCGCGTGTATACGGTGGACTCGCGGACGCCGAGCCCGTTTGCATCGGCATTACTGTTCAGCTATGTGGCGAACTATATCTATGACGGCGATGCTCCGCTGGCGGAGAGGAGGGCGCAGGCGCTCTCAATCGATCAGGACCAGTTGCGGGAATTGATGGGCGATGCAGATCTTCGCGAGTTGCTGGATGCAAATGCGATTGAGGAGACGGAAGAGCAGTTGCAATGCATCGTCGAGAACTACAAGGCGCGGACGATGGATGGGGTGCATGATCTGCTGTTGCGGCTTGGGGATTTGACGCGGGATGAGCTGCGGGCGCGGTGTGTGAGCGATGCGGTGGCGGAGAGCGTTACAAAGCTGATGCGGGCGCGGCGGGTGCTGGAGGTTCAGTTTGCTGGAGCGAAACGGTTGATTGCGGTGGAGGACGCAGCGCGGTATCGGGATGCGCTTGGAGTGCCTTTGCCGCCGGGACTGCCTACGGCATTTTTAGAGGCGGCTCCGGAGGCGGTGGTCGATCTGCTGCGACGATATGCGAGGACGCATGGGCCGTTTACTTCGCATGATGCTGCCGGACGTTTTGATCTGCCTGTGGAGAGTGTTGACGCCGTATTGCAGCGGCTGGTGCAGACAGGGCGAGTTGTGGAGGGTGGATTTCGTCCGGGTGGGATTCATCGCGAGTGGTGCGATAACGAGGTGCTGCGAACGATTCGGCGGAAGTCGCTGGCGCAGTTGCGTAAAGAGGTCGAACCCGTTGAACAGCGAACGCTGGCGCGGTTGCTGACGCGGTGGCAGGGTGTGGTGCAGCCGCGACGAGGGCTCGATGCTCTGCTGGATGTGATTGAGAATTTGCAGGGCGCCCCGCTGCCAGCTTCGATTCTGGAGACGGAGATTCTGCCGACGCGATTACTGGGATATAAGCCTGCTGATCTGGATACTTTGATTGCTGCGGGCGAGGTGGTTTGGGTGGGGCTTGATCCCATTGGCGAGCGAGATGGACGGATTGGACTTTACCTCGCGGAGAAGTTGCCGGGGCTTTGGAATGCAGGAAACCAAGAGCAGGGAACGGCGATCAGTGAACGAGCGGAGAAGGTGATTGCGTATCTGCGGGAACGGGGGGCTTCGTTCTTTCAGGATTTGCATGATGGGGTTGGGGGAGGGTATCCGGGAGAGACGCTGGATGCGTTGTGGGAGCTGGTTTGGAAGGGATTGGTGACAAACGATGGGATGGCTGCGCTGCGGGCTTATTGCGAGCGGCCGGCTACGAGTGCGCGTAAGCAGCGGCGGGTACATCAGCAGACGGGATTTCGTTCGCGGCGGACAACTCCGCCTACGGCGCAGGGACGATGGGCTTTGCAGTCGGCGGCGTTTGTGGCAGACTGGTCGGCGACAGCGTGGAGTCATGCGATGGCGCAACAGTTATTGACGCGGTATGGTGTGGTGTTTCGTGAGACGGCACATGCGGAGAATCTGCCGGGTGGCTTTTCTGCGATTTATGACGTGATGAAGGCGCTGGAGGAGAGTGGCAAGATTCGTCGTGGATATTTTGCGGCAGATCTGGGGGCGACTCAGTTTGCTTTACCGGCTGCGGTGGATCTGCTGCGGTCGCTTCGGGTGCAGCAGGAGCCGGAGCGTTCGGAGATGTTGCAGTTGGCGGCTACCGATCCGGCGAATCCTTATGGAGCGCTGCTGCGATGGCCTGCACCTCCGGATGCGGGGTCTTCGCTGACGCGGAGTGTGGGAGCGCAGGTGATCTTATGCAATGGAGAGCTTGTAGCTTATCTGCGTCGGGGCAACCCGAATGTGCAGGCGTTTCTGCCGGAGGAGGAGCCGCAGCGGTCGCATGTGATGCGCAGTCTGGCGGAGTTTCTGGTGAAACGCGTGCAGGCCCTGGAGGATGAGAATAGTCGGGCTGGAATGCTGATTGCGATGGTAAATGGGATTGCGGTGGCGGAGCATCCGATGGCCCGGGCATTGCTGGATGCGGGCTTTGCAGCGGGGGCGATGGGGTTCAATGTGAGGCGGGGACTGCCGCATCTGCCGGGGGTTCGTGGCGATGCGAGAGCGAATGCGTGA
- a CDS encoding response regulator: MRALIVDDSSFIRDYLRQLLHRMGITCEEAVNGSNALEVLAAAQAFDLMLLDVNMPVMNGLECVKALREAQLGPEMKVMMVTTESDNSFITTALSHGADEFLMKPFTPESLREKMALLGFAAA, from the coding sequence ATGCGAGCACTGATAGTCGATGATTCGAGCTTTATCCGCGATTATTTGCGGCAGCTTTTGCACCGGATGGGGATTACCTGTGAAGAGGCCGTCAACGGAAGCAATGCGCTGGAGGTGCTGGCGGCGGCGCAGGCGTTCGACCTGATGTTGCTGGATGTGAATATGCCGGTGATGAATGGGTTGGAGTGCGTCAAAGCGTTGCGCGAGGCGCAACTGGGGCCGGAGATGAAGGTCATGATGGTGACGACTGAGTCCGACAATTCCTTTATTACGACCGCGCTGAGTCATGGTGCGGATGAGTTCCTGATGAAGCCGTTTACGCCGGAGAGCCTGCGCGAGAAGATGGCGTTGCTTGGATTCGCAGCGGCCTGA
- a CDS encoding heavy-metal-associated domain-containing protein has protein sequence MENTLKLSIDGMHCGACVSRVTTALKGVEGVEVGTVDVGSASVGFDPAKTSIEKITAAVDHIGFSARVAD, from the coding sequence ATGGAAAACACACTGAAACTTTCGATTGATGGCATGCACTGCGGAGCTTGCGTGAGCAGGGTTACGACTGCGCTGAAAGGTGTGGAAGGAGTTGAGGTTGGAACGGTGGATGTGGGGTCGGCCTCGGTTGGATTTGATCCCGCAAAGACATCCATCGAGAAGATCACTGCGGCGGTAGATCATATCGGATTTTCGGCGCGCGTCGCAGATTGA
- a CDS encoding protein-glutamate O-methyltransferase CheR produces MTCSDSDYAYLRALVLEQSANRIDPSRNSLFDARLKPIAQKAGAANLKDFVSLLKVDRAPHLHRAVAEAMTINETSFFRDLKPFEMLRETILPRLIERRREQRRLRIWSAASSTGQEAYSVAMLIAEHFPAIARWDVKIIGTDISQYVLEYARRGRYRRLEVNRGLPARMLLKYLVRDGEEWEISERIRSMCEFQYANLCEPLPKLPVFDLVMLRNVLLYFPQQDRSYLFKGVYQLMAPDGCLVLGNAEQAEDSSDQFEVEFASSSYCYRPVPPLD; encoded by the coding sequence ATGACCTGCTCTGATTCGGATTATGCGTATCTGCGAGCACTGGTGTTGGAACAGTCGGCCAATCGCATCGATCCATCGCGCAACTCGCTGTTCGATGCGCGGCTGAAGCCGATTGCGCAGAAGGCGGGTGCAGCCAACCTTAAGGATTTCGTCAGCCTTTTGAAAGTGGACAGAGCGCCTCATCTGCATCGCGCTGTGGCCGAGGCGATGACGATTAATGAGACGAGTTTTTTTCGGGACTTGAAGCCGTTTGAGATGCTGCGGGAGACGATTCTTCCGCGATTGATTGAGCGGAGGAGAGAACAGCGGCGGCTGCGTATATGGAGTGCGGCGAGCTCCACGGGGCAGGAAGCCTACAGCGTGGCGATGCTGATTGCGGAGCACTTTCCTGCGATTGCGCGATGGGACGTGAAGATTATTGGGACGGATATCTCGCAGTATGTCCTCGAGTATGCGCGGCGAGGACGGTATCGGAGGTTGGAGGTGAATCGGGGCTTGCCGGCGCGAATGCTGTTGAAGTACCTGGTGCGCGATGGCGAGGAGTGGGAGATATCTGAACGGATTCGCTCGATGTGCGAGTTTCAGTATGCGAATCTCTGCGAGCCGCTGCCGAAGCTGCCGGTGTTTGATCTGGTGATGTTGCGCAATGTGCTGCTTTACTTTCCTCAACAGGACAGGAGCTATTTGTTCAAGGGTGTCTACCAGTTGATGGCTCCGGATGGGTGCCTGGTGCTGGGAAATGCGGAACAGGCGGAGGATTCATCGGACCAGTTTGAGGTAGAGTTTGCCTCCAGCTCTTACTGCTATCGACCTGTGCCGCCGCTCGATTAG
- a CDS encoding DNA-formamidopyrimidine glycosylase family protein: MPEGDTIYRAARALQRAIGGKAVTGFETGLAKLARVNDDSPLVGRIVEKVESRGKWLLIYFSGDLILVTHMLMSGSWHLYRPGERWRMGRSRMRVVIRAGDGDGDWEAVAFNVPIAEFHTARSLERNTQIPKLGPDILAAEFTVAGGVARLAAYGREHPDAEIAVVLLNQRVLAGLGNVYKSEVAFAAGVNPFRAMRTITPKDMETMVDFAQRYMKANVVDGKGDGIVTYSGNRRTTHAMNREERLWVYRRQGQECRRCGATVMMRKQGEQARSTYWCPACQPWIEPALEDQ, encoded by the coding sequence ATGCCTGAGGGCGATACCATCTATCGTGCGGCCCGGGCTCTGCAAAGGGCGATTGGCGGCAAGGCGGTGACCGGTTTTGAGACGGGGCTGGCTAAGCTGGCACGAGTGAATGACGATTCTCCTCTGGTGGGACGGATCGTAGAGAAGGTAGAGTCGCGGGGGAAGTGGCTGCTGATTTATTTTTCCGGCGACCTTATTTTGGTTACACACATGCTGATGAGCGGAAGTTGGCATCTCTACCGGCCGGGGGAACGGTGGCGGATGGGGCGGAGCCGGATGCGCGTGGTGATTCGTGCGGGAGATGGCGATGGGGATTGGGAGGCGGTGGCCTTCAACGTGCCGATTGCGGAGTTTCATACGGCGCGATCACTGGAGCGGAATACTCAGATACCTAAGCTTGGGCCGGATATTCTTGCGGCTGAGTTTACAGTGGCCGGTGGAGTGGCGCGGTTGGCTGCCTATGGACGGGAGCATCCCGATGCGGAGATTGCGGTAGTGCTGCTGAATCAGCGGGTGCTGGCGGGTTTGGGGAATGTTTATAAGAGCGAGGTGGCGTTTGCTGCGGGAGTGAATCCGTTTCGGGCGATGCGGACGATTACGCCCAAAGATATGGAGACGATGGTGGACTTCGCGCAGCGCTATATGAAGGCGAATGTAGTGGATGGGAAGGGGGATGGGATTGTCACGTACTCGGGTAATCGGAGGACGACCCATGCCATGAACCGTGAAGAGAGGCTTTGGGTGTACCGGCGACAGGGGCAGGAGTGCCGGAGATGCGGCGCTACAGTGATGATGCGAAAGCAGGGGGAGCAGGCCCGGTCGACTTACTGGTGTCCGGCGTGCCAGCCGTGGATTGAGCCGGCTTTGGAAGATCAGTGA
- a CDS encoding chemotaxis response regulator protein-glutamate methylesterase, producing the protein MGISSEQPLRVLAADDSAVMREIMRKLFEMHGEDGPSSLPRMELCGTAQDGVECLEAVGRLGPDVLVLDLEMPRLNGLDVLDRLRDVNPGLPVIMCSSYTERGARSTLEALARGAADYVMKPNAQRDLTAALQSLAQQLLPKIAALTKGRRRTVGENAAQAAQSAATTGRKDSPIEVVVIGLSTGGPSALEQMLPRLPSSFPVPVLIVQHMPKLFTGALAERLDKCCALRVRQAYDGDAIVPGTVWLAPGDSHMEVAVRRMGFGIDDVSLQGRGARVKLHQREPLNHCRPSVDYLFHSAARLYGAGALALMMTGMGADGLGGARAVHEAGGVVLAQDEATSAVWGMPGRVADAGIANAVLPLGAIAGELKQRVNAGRPTRLAPAEHAVSPAGSRREAMHDLL; encoded by the coding sequence ATGGGGATTTCAAGCGAACAGCCGCTTCGTGTTCTGGCGGCAGACGACTCCGCAGTGATGCGTGAAATTATGCGGAAGCTCTTCGAGATGCATGGAGAGGACGGGCCGAGCAGTCTGCCGCGAATGGAACTGTGCGGGACGGCGCAGGATGGCGTGGAGTGTCTGGAGGCGGTGGGCCGGTTGGGGCCGGATGTGCTGGTGCTCGATCTGGAGATGCCTCGGTTGAATGGGCTGGATGTGTTGGACCGGCTGCGAGATGTGAATCCGGGGCTGCCGGTGATTATGTGTAGCTCTTACACGGAGCGGGGTGCGCGATCGACGCTGGAGGCGCTGGCGCGCGGGGCTGCAGATTATGTAATGAAGCCGAATGCGCAGCGTGATCTGACTGCGGCGTTGCAATCACTGGCGCAGCAGTTGCTGCCGAAGATTGCGGCGTTGACCAAGGGGCGCAGACGTACAGTCGGAGAGAACGCTGCGCAGGCGGCGCAAAGTGCAGCGACCACAGGACGAAAAGATTCGCCCATTGAGGTGGTCGTGATTGGTCTGTCGACGGGCGGGCCGTCCGCGTTGGAGCAGATGCTGCCACGGCTGCCTTCGAGCTTTCCTGTGCCGGTGTTGATCGTGCAGCATATGCCGAAGTTGTTTACAGGAGCGCTGGCGGAGCGGCTGGATAAGTGTTGCGCGCTGCGGGTGAGGCAGGCGTATGACGGCGATGCGATTGTGCCGGGAACGGTGTGGCTGGCTCCGGGTGACTCGCATATGGAGGTAGCTGTTCGGCGGATGGGATTTGGCATTGACGATGTGAGTTTGCAAGGACGTGGGGCCAGAGTGAAGCTGCATCAGCGGGAGCCGCTGAATCATTGCCGACCTTCGGTAGATTATTTGTTTCATTCTGCGGCGCGGCTTTATGGAGCGGGTGCGCTGGCGTTGATGATGACGGGCATGGGTGCGGATGGTCTGGGCGGCGCTCGTGCGGTGCATGAGGCGGGTGGCGTGGTGTTGGCGCAGGATGAGGCGACGTCCGCAGTGTGGGGGATGCCGGGGCGAGTAGCGGATGCCGGTATTGCGAATGCTGTTTTGCCACTGGGAGCGATTGCGGGTGAGTTGAAACAGAGGGTTAATGCGGGACGGCCGACGAGATTGGCACCGGCTGAACATGCAGTGAGTCCTGCGGGTTCGCGGCGGGAGGCGATGCATGACCTGCTCTGA